The Desulfuromonas thiophila genome contains a region encoding:
- the dnaA gene encoding chromosomal replication initiator protein DnaA, giving the protein MINYHDSNLWLSILDVLKNSTSEQNFTTWIKPIKFLEFKNNTITLCVKNIFIKNWVDKNYVDLIKTAAFKKHSISDINIKIIVSDKYIDEDKRNSKIDENTIKTKVDTINSYINKEYTFENFISGNSNQFAAAASQAVANNPATVYNPLFIYGGVGLGKTHLLHAIGNCVIQNKKLRAFYYSSEKFTNELINSIRYGKMDEFRNKFRNIDVLLIDDVQFIAGKERTQEEFFHTFNSLYESQKQIVVTSDKFPKEIPGLEERLRSRFEWGLIADIQPPDNETKQAILEAKAEKNKIKLTKEVTDFLVNSVISNIRELEGYIVRLGAYASLTSTEITVEMAKEILKDIIIEKSSIVTIEDIQKKACQHFNIKISDLKSSKRAKKYVVPRQISMYLCRQLTDCSYPEIGEHFGGKDHSTVIHSIKKIEAEMETNQILKNIIRNIKSTLVV; this is encoded by the coding sequence ATGATCAATTATCACGATTCAAATTTATGGCTTTCTATTCTAGATGTTCTAAAAAACTCAACAAGCGAGCAAAACTTTACAACATGGATCAAGCCAATAAAGTTCCTCGAATTTAAAAATAATACAATTACACTTTGTGTAAAAAATATATTTATAAAAAACTGGGTTGATAAAAACTACGTAGATTTAATAAAGACTGCAGCTTTTAAAAAACATAGTATTTCTGATATAAATATAAAAATAATTGTATCAGATAAATACATAGATGAAGACAAAAGAAATTCCAAAATAGATGAAAATACAATTAAAACGAAAGTTGATACAATAAATTCATACATTAATAAGGAATATACTTTCGAAAATTTTATTTCAGGAAATTCAAATCAGTTTGCTGCAGCGGCATCTCAGGCTGTGGCAAATAATCCAGCTACGGTTTATAATCCATTATTTATTTATGGAGGTGTAGGCCTCGGAAAAACACACCTTCTTCATGCTATAGGAAATTGCGTAATACAAAATAAAAAATTAAGAGCTTTTTATTATTCGTCAGAAAAATTCACTAATGAACTTATAAACTCAATTCGTTACGGTAAAATGGATGAATTTAGAAACAAGTTTAGAAATATAGATGTATTACTAATAGATGATGTACAATTTATAGCTGGAAAAGAAAGAACCCAGGAAGAGTTTTTCCACACATTTAATTCCTTATATGAATCACAAAAACAAATAGTTGTAACATCAGATAAATTCCCTAAAGAAATACCAGGATTAGAAGAAAGACTTAGATCGAGATTTGAATGGGGGCTGATAGCAGATATTCAACCACCAGACAATGAGACCAAACAAGCCATACTTGAAGCTAAAGCAGAAAAAAACAAGATAAAGCTTACTAAAGAAGTAACTGATTTTCTTGTAAACTCTGTTATTAGCAATATTAGGGAATTAGAAGGTTACATTGTAAGATTAGGTGCATATGCCAGTTTAACATCAACAGAAATTACCGTCGAAATGGCAAAAGAAATTCTTAAAGATATAATTATAGAAAAATCTTCTATCGTAACCATTGAAGACATACAGAAAAAAGCATGTCAACATTTCAATATAAAAATTTCCGATCTAAAGTCTTCTAAAAGAGCGAAAAAATATGTCGTTCCAAGACAGATAAGCATGTATCTATGCCGTCAATTAACAGATTGCTCATATCCCGAAATTGGTGAACATTTTGGTGGGAAGGATCATTCTACAGTAATTCATTCAATAAAGAAAATTGAGGCTGAAATGGAGACAAATCAAATATTAAAAAACATAATCAGGAATATAAAATCTACTTTAGTAGTATAA